The genomic segment AATCGCCACGGAATTCGGCGTGCCGCTGACCGTGGGGCACGTGCTTCAGTTCGGGCGCCCGTCGGAGGAGCTGGCACGGATGGCGGATGTCGAACATATCGTGGAGCATGTGCGGAAAGCCTCGAAGGTGGATTTCGAGATAATGACCGGCACCGGAGGGGACCTGTTCGCGGATACGCGCCCCTCGGGCGACGTGGTGCGGGTGATCACGATGCTCGGCGAGGAAATCCTGCGCCGCGCCGCCGACCGGGCCAAGGAGATGGGCGTGACACAAGTCGAGACGGTTAGCGCGCAGGGCGACCCGGCCGATGCGATTCTCGACATGGCGGAGGAGGCCGGGGCGGACATGATCGTGCTGGGGCACCGGGGGCTGGGGCGGCTGAAGACGATGCTTCTGGGCAGCGTGGCGCTGAAGGTGACGCAGCATGCCCCGTGCACGGTGGTGTCGGTGCGCTAGGTACGCCTCAGCCGACCTGTTGCGCGATCCACCATGTCGTGCCGCTGGCGTCGCGGACGCCACCGCGGCGGTCGCCGTCGCCCTTCTCGGTCATCGGTTGCACCACCTCGGCCCCCGCCGCGACGGCGCGGTCGAAGGCCGCGTCGGCATCGGCGAGGTAGAGATGCAGGTTGGCGGGCGGGCCGCCGGGCATTTCGCCCATCATGACCACGCTGTCGCCGATGCGGGTTTCGCCATGCATGATCCCGCCGCCCTCGCGCTCGATGATGCGGAGGTCTTCCGCGCCGAAGACGGCGGCGCAGAAGTCGAGCACCGCGCGGGCATCCTCGACAATGAGATAGGCCGAGACGTCGGGGTAGCCGTCGGGCTTGTGCATGCGTGTTACTCCACGGTGATGACCTTGCGGGCGAGCACGGCCTGGTTGCTGACATCGAGGAAGCGCAGTTCGTAGCTGCCGGGCTCGTCGGGCAGGGTCAGGCTGACCGGCGGTTCGCCGGTGATCTTGACCGCCTCGATCCAGGTGAAGATGGCCTGATCGGCGGCGGCGATGGTGATCCGCTGATCGGCGCTGGTGGCGTCGACCGACCAGCCGACCTCGATCGTGCTGCCGGCGCTTGCGGTGTCGGGGGCGGTCAGCTCGGCGCCGGAATTGAGCGCGGCGTCGGCGTCGAGCACCTCGATGGGCTGGCGGGCCAGCACGCGGCCGCCTTCGCGCAGGATGTAGCGCAGCTCGTACATGCCGGGCGTTTCGGGCGCGGTCATGTCCTTCTCGGTGTTCTGGCGGATGGTGAAGTAGTTGGAGAAGTCGTCATCGCCGCTGCCCATCGGCGCCAGCGCCACGTAGTCGCCGGGGTCGACCGCGCCGGTCCACGAGACCTTGAGCGTGTCGGTCGCGCGCACCTCGGAGGGGCCGGAGACGGTGACCTCGGGCTCGGTGATCTCGATGGGCCGGGTGGCCAGGGTCTTGGAGCCTTCGCGGAGGATGTAGCGGATCTCGTAGAGGCCGGGGCTCGAGGGGGCGCGGAGGTCCTTCTCGGTGTCGTCGCGCACGGTGAAATAGTTGCCGAACTCGCCGTCTTCCGCGCCGGCAGGCACGATGGCGATGTAGTCGCCGGCGGCGACGGTGCCTGTCCACGAGACACGGATGGCGGAGCCCGCCAGCGCCATCTCGGGGGCGGTGACCGAGACCTCGGGCGCGACGATCTCCATCATGTCGGAGGCCAGCGTCCTGCCGCCTTCGCGCAGGACGTAGCGGACCTCGTACATGCCGGTTTCCGCAGGCGCCTGAAGCTCTTTCTCGGTGTCGTCGCGGACGGTGACGTAATTGCCGAACTCGCCCTCTTCTGTGCCGGCGGGGACGATGTTGATATAGTCGCCGGCATCGACCGTGCCGGTCCACGAGACCAGGAACCGCTCGCCCGTCTGGGCGGTGTCGGGGGCGTCGACCGTGACCTCGGGCGTGGTGACCTCGATGGGCGTTGAGGCCAGCGTCTTGCCGCCTTCGCGCAGGACATAGCGGACCTCGTACATGCCGGTGTCGGCAGGGGCCTGAAGCTGGTTCTCGGTCCTGTCGCGGACGACGATGTAGTTGCCGAACTCGCCCTCGGCGGTGCCGGTGGGGACGATGGTGACATAGTCGTTGCCGTTGACCGTACCTGTCCACGAGACCGGGAACTTGGAGCCGGTGGTGGCGGTCTCGGGCGCGGTGACGGTGACCGTGGGCGGAGTGATTTCGATGGGCGTGGTGGCCAGTGTCTTGTTGCCTTCACGCAGGACGTAGCGGACTTCGTACATGCCGGTTTCGGCGGGGGCCTGAAGGGTGTGCTCGGTCTTGTCACGGACGACGATATAGTTGCCGAACTCGCCCTCTGCGGTGCCGGCGGGCACGATGGTGACATAGTCGTTGCCGTTGACGGCGCCGGTCCATGAGACGGGGAACTTGGAGCCGGTGGTGGCGGTTTCCGGCGCGGTGACGGTGACCTCGGGCGCGGTGATCTCGATCGGCGCGGAGGCCAGCGTCTTGTTGCCTTCACGCAGGACGTAGCGGACCTCGTAGAGGCCGGTTTCGGCGGCGGCCTGCAGATCGTTCTCGGTCTTGTCGCGGACGACGAAGTAGTTGCCGAACTCGCCTTCCGCGGTGCCGGCGGGGACGACGGTGATGTAATCCTGGCGGTTGACCGTGCCGGTCCAGCCGACGGTGAATTTCGACCCGGCGAGCGCGGTGTCGGGCACGCTGAGCGTGACCTCGGGTTCGGTGACCTCGATCGGGCGGGTGGCGACGGTGCGGTTGTCGACCTTGAGGATGTAGCGCAGCTCGTACATGCCGGGGTCGGCGGGGGCGTTGAGCGAGCCCTCGGAGCGGTCGCGCACGGTGACGTAGCCTTCATAATTGCCGGTGTCGGCGCCGACGGGCACGATGGTGACGACGTCGCCGGGGTTGATCGTGGGCGACCAGCCGATGGTGAAATCCTCGCCGATGAGCACCATGTCGGGGCCGGTCAGAACGACCTCGGGCTTGGTGATCTCGAGCGCGTCGGTGCCGAGAACCGTGTCGCTGTCGTCGTGGATGTAGCGGATCTCGTACATGCCCTGGTCGGCGGGCAGGGTGAAGGCGACGGTCATGTCTTCATTGACGCCCTGCGTCGGGCCGTAGTCGCCCGAAGCGGTGCCGGCGGGGACCACGGTGAGGAAGTCGCCCTGTGCGGCTGTCGGCTCCCAGGTGACCTCGATGATCGAGCCGCCCACGGCTGTGCCGGGGCCGGTGACGGTGACGTCGGGCAGGGCGGGTTCCGGCTCGGGCTCGGGGGTGGATTCGGCCACGGCGGTGCTGACGCTCGACATGGCGGATTTGAGCTCTTCGGCGTTGGAGGCCTGGATATAGGTGCCGCCGGTTTCCTCGGCGATGCAGGAGAGGGAAGTGTCGTCCTGGTCGGCGCCGAGGCCGAAGCCGACGACATGGGCGGTGAAGCCGACGCCGCCCTGTTCCAGCGCGCGGGCCAGTTCGCACGGGTCGCGTTCGCAGCTTTCGAGACCGTCGGAGATGAGCACCACGGTGGCGGGCCGGTCGGTGTAGGCAAGCTCTGTCGCGGCGCGTTCGACGGCGTCGGTGAGGGGGGTCTTGCCGGTGGGGGTGATGCCCTTGACCTGTTCGAGGATGCTGTCGCGGGTGGCGGCGCCGGGCTGGACGAGGGTTTCGATATCGCCGCAATCGCCGCGGCGGCGGTGGCCATAGGCCATCAGGCCGACCTCGCGGTTTTCCGTCCAGTCGCCGAGGAGGGTGTCCATCACGTCGCGGGCGATCTCGATCTTGGCGACGCCTTCGATCTGCCCCCACATGGAGTTCGAGCCGTCAAAGACGACCATCACGTTTTCCTGTGCCGAGGCAGTGGTGGCGGCAAAGGAAAGGCCGGCGGCCAGAATGGCCTTCCTGAAAAATGACGACATGACTATCCCCCTCAAAAATCTGATTTCGGGGAGATAAGCACATAACGCGAGTCGTTTCCATGCGCTTGGCATTGGCGGCGAACTGGTGTCCAATCGGGCGACGGGCGAGGCAGGAAGAGCGCATGGAGTGGCGAGATCAGGGCATATTGCTTTCCAGCCGGACGCATGGCGAAACCTCTGCAATCATTGAGGTTTTCACGCCCCAGAGGGGGCGGCATGCCGGGGTTGTGAGAGGCGGGGCGTCGCGGAAGATGGCGCCGGTGCTGCAGCCGGGGGCGCAGCTGGATGTCGCCTGGCGGGCGCGGCTCGAGGATCATATCGGGACGTTCTCGGTGGAGCCCGTGCGCTCGCGCGCGGCGGCGTCGATGGGCGACAGGCTGTCGCTGGCGGGGCTCAATGCGGTGGTGAGCCTGTTGCTGTTCTGCCTGCCGGAGCGGGAGGCGCATGAGCGGCTCTATCGGCGGACGGAGGCGCTGCTGGACCTGCTGGGGCAGGGGGAGATCTGGCCGCTGGCCTATTTGCAGTGGGAGATGGTGCTACTGGATGACCTGGGCTTCGGCCTTGATTTGCAGGCCTGCGCGGTGATGGGGCCGCGGGCGAACGACCTCAGCTATATCTCGCCCAGAACCGGGCGGGCGGTGTCGAAGGCGGGCGCGGGGGAGTGGGCGGACAAGCTGTTGCCGCTGCCGCCCTGCATGATCGGGCATGGCACGGCACCGGACGGGGAGGTGGCCGAGGCGCTGGGGGTGACCGGGTATTTCCTGCAGAACCGGGTGGCGCCGGAGCTGGGGCACAAGCCGTTGCCGGAGGCGCGGGCGCGGTTCGTGGAGAGATTCCGGAACAGCGTGGCGAATCAGGGTTAACGGGCTGATTTCAAGGGGAAACCCGGTGTCGGTATCGCGTCGGTATAACGTCGGTATTTCGTCGGTGTTCTTGACCGACGGGGGGCGGGTTAAGGCGGCGGGCGTTGCGCGGGGTCGGAATTTTCGAAAATTCCGGGTTGGAAAATGCGTATTTTCCAGCCCGTTTTCCGCGCGGAAAACGGGGGCGCGGGCGGCGATCGGGGGATGTCGCCAGAGGGGGATGCATGGCGTCGGAAGGGCGCGGGCGGCGATCGGGGGATGTCGCCAGAGGGGGATGCATGGCGTCGGAAGGGCGCGGGGCGATATCTTGAAAAGATATCGGGTCGAATTCTTTTGAAGAATTCGACGGGTGGGTGAGGGGTGCCTCACCCACCCTGCGGGATCAGCGGAACCAGTGGTGGGGGGCGTCCCAGACGCGGCGGGCGGCCTCGGCGCGGGCGGCATCTTCGGTGAGGCCGACATCGCGGAGCAGGCGGGGTTCGAGACGGGCCAGCGCGCGGCGCTGGCGCTGGAGGGACATGTAGCGCCAGAGCGGGATGCGGCGGCGGGCCGGGGGGTGGCGTCGGGAGAGGAGGGAGATCATGGCGGAGATCCTTTCGGGGGTGAGCTATGGAAGGATCATGGCCGTTTGCCTGCGCGCGGGCGAACCGGATCATGCGGGAATGCGGCGACCCGGTTCTTGCGGGAAGTGGAGGGAGAGGTGGGTTTCACCCACCCTACGGCGGGTTTCAGCGCAGGGCGAGCACCAGGTCGACGAGCGAGCCCATGGAGCCGCGGTTGTCGCCCTTGCCGGTCTGGCCGAGCAGGTCCATGCCGATGCCGGCGGCATAGATGATGCGGGCCATTTCGGGGTTGCCGATGCCGGTGTCGGTGAGGAGATCGTGCAGGGCGGTCAGCCGGGCCTCGTCGACGCGGGCGACGGCGTCGCGGGCCGCTTCGGCGTCGATGGCCCAGGAGCGGACGGCAGATTCGGTCGTGCTGCCGGTTTCGGGGGCCGCGATGGTCTGGGCGAGCGCGCGCAGGCGGGCCACGGCGCCGGTTTCGCCCTCGATCACGGCGGCGAGTTCGGCCAGCGCGGCCTTTTCCCAGCGTCCGAGCAATTGGCCATGGAAATCGGGCACGTCCTTGAAGTGCCAGTAGAAGGAGCCCTTGGTGGTTTTCATGTGCCGCGCCATCGGCTCGGCCTTGAGCGCCCCGGCGCCCTGTTTCGCCAGCAGTTTCGCCCCGGCGGCGAGCCAGTCGTCACGGGTGAGTCGCTTGGAGCGTCCTGTGGTCATGATCGTGGCATACGCGGGCGTATGCCTGCGCGCAAGGGCGGCGTGGCTTCGCGAAACGCCTGTTTTCAAGGCAATGCCTGCCGATTGGGCGGGGTGAAAAATGCCCGTCATCAAACTTTTACCGAACCGTCGCAAATGCTTTGAGGTTTGCGCCTAGCACGTCCCCAAATCCAGGGGGACACCAAATTGCTGGACATCAAGTCGCTGACCAAGGCTTTCGGTCGGAACACGGCGGTCGACGCCGTGTCCTTCACCGTGGACAGGCCCGCCATGATCGGGATCATCGGGCGTTCGGGCGCCGGCAAGTCGACGCTTCTGCGGATGCTGAACCGGCTGACCGACGCCACCGAGGGCCAGATCGTCTTCGAGGGGCGGGACGTGACCGCGCTGAAGGGCGCCGACAAGCGGGCGTGGCAGTCGGACTGCGCGATGATCTTCCAGCAGTTCAACCTCGTGCCGCGGATGGACGTGGTGTCGAACGTGCTGCATGGCACGCTGAACCGGCGCTCGACCCTGGCCACGATGTTCAACCTCTACCCCGAGGAGGACATTCACCGCGCCATCGACATTCTCGACCGGCTGGGCATTGCCGAGCACGCGCCGAAGCGGGCCGAGGCCCTGTCGGGCGGGCAGCAGCAGCGCGTGGCGATTGCCCGCGCGATCATGCAG from the Roseovarius indicus genome contains:
- a CDS encoding VOC family protein, whose translation is MHKPDGYPDVSAYLIVEDARAVLDFCAAVFGAEDLRIIEREGGGIMHGETRIGDSVVMMGEMPGGPPANLHLYLADADAAFDRAVAAGAEVVQPMTEKGDGDRRGGVRDASGTTWWIAQQVG
- the recO gene encoding DNA repair protein RecO → MEWRDQGILLSSRTHGETSAIIEVFTPQRGRHAGVVRGGASRKMAPVLQPGAQLDVAWRARLEDHIGTFSVEPVRSRAAASMGDRLSLAGLNAVVSLLLFCLPEREAHERLYRRTEALLDLLGQGEIWPLAYLQWEMVLLDDLGFGLDLQACAVMGPRANDLSYISPRTGRAVSKAGAGEWADKLLPLPPCMIGHGTAPDGEVAEALGVTGYFLQNRVAPELGHKPLPEARARFVERFRNSVANQG
- a CDS encoding universal stress protein, which encodes MKQHIFVATDGSDTAMKAVDLASEIATEFGVPLTVGHVLQFGRPSEELARMADVEHIVEHVRKASKVDFEIMTGTGGDLFADTRPSGDVVRVITMLGEEILRRAADRAKEMGVTQVETVSAQGDPADAILDMAEEAGADMIVLGHRGLGRLKTMLLGSVALKVTQHAPCTVVSVR
- the phnC gene encoding phosphonate ABC transporter ATP-binding protein, with the protein product MLDIKSLTKAFGRNTAVDAVSFTVDRPAMIGIIGRSGAGKSTLLRMLNRLTDATEGQIVFEGRDVTALKGADKRAWQSDCAMIFQQFNLVPRMDVVSNVLHGTLNRRSTLATMFNLYPEEDIHRAIDILDRLGIAEHAPKRAEALSGGQQQRVAIARAIMQQPKIVLADEPIASLDPMNAQLVMDDLRRIHEEDGRTVIANLHTLDTARRYCDRVIGMLHGRVVFDGTPAQLTTGVARDIYGADGSFSESSTSTDIASLDREYA
- a CDS encoding VWA domain-containing protein, whose protein sequence is MSSFFRKAILAAGLSFAATTASAQENVMVVFDGSNSMWGQIEGVAKIEIARDVMDTLLGDWTENREVGLMAYGHRRRGDCGDIETLVQPGAATRDSILEQVKGITPTGKTPLTDAVERAATELAYTDRPATVVLISDGLESCERDPCELARALEQGGVGFTAHVVGFGLGADQDDTSLSCIAEETGGTYIQASNAEELKSAMSSVSTAVAESTPEPEPEPALPDVTVTGPGTAVGGSIIEVTWEPTAAQGDFLTVVPAGTASGDYGPTQGVNEDMTVAFTLPADQGMYEIRYIHDDSDTVLGTDALEITKPEVVLTGPDMVLIGEDFTIGWSPTINPGDVVTIVPVGADTGNYEGYVTVRDRSEGSLNAPADPGMYELRYILKVDNRTVATRPIEVTEPEVTLSVPDTALAGSKFTVGWTGTVNRQDYITVVPAGTAEGEFGNYFVVRDKTENDLQAAAETGLYEVRYVLREGNKTLASAPIEITAPEVTVTAPETATTGSKFPVSWTGAVNGNDYVTIVPAGTAEGEFGNYIVVRDKTEHTLQAPAETGMYEVRYVLREGNKTLATTPIEITPPTVTVTAPETATTGSKFPVSWTGTVNGNDYVTIVPTGTAEGEFGNYIVVRDRTENQLQAPADTGMYEVRYVLREGGKTLASTPIEVTTPEVTVDAPDTAQTGERFLVSWTGTVDAGDYINIVPAGTEEGEFGNYVTVRDDTEKELQAPAETGMYEVRYVLREGGRTLASDMMEIVAPEVSVTAPEMALAGSAIRVSWTGTVAAGDYIAIVPAGAEDGEFGNYFTVRDDTEKDLRAPSSPGLYEIRYILREGSKTLATRPIEITEPEVTVSGPSEVRATDTLKVSWTGAVDPGDYVALAPMGSGDDDFSNYFTIRQNTEKDMTAPETPGMYELRYILREGGRVLARQPIEVLDADAALNSGAELTAPDTASAGSTIEVGWSVDATSADQRITIAAADQAIFTWIEAVKITGEPPVSLTLPDEPGSYELRFLDVSNQAVLARKVITVE
- a CDS encoding TetR/AcrR family transcriptional regulator, producing MTTGRSKRLTRDDWLAAGAKLLAKQGAGALKAEPMARHMKTTKGSFYWHFKDVPDFHGQLLGRWEKAALAELAAVIEGETGAVARLRALAQTIAAPETGSTTESAVRSWAIDAEAARDAVARVDEARLTALHDLLTDTGIGNPEMARIIYAAGIGMDLLGQTGKGDNRGSMGSLVDLVLALR
- a CDS encoding DUF1127 domain-containing protein, encoding MISLLSRRHPPARRRIPLWRYMSLQRQRRALARLEPRLLRDVGLTEDAARAEAARRVWDAPHHWFR